A single Actinomadura algeriensis DNA region contains:
- a CDS encoding HEAT repeat domain-containing protein, with protein MTDLPRILELLSDIARALFDIEEHDEDEYPAGVHADLVRWARDARPAVETGLPTLARLLDDEDPAVRAAAATALLWCGADDLDDTLLQALADEIQAPDSALDGRLWTLDGGRPAFLTAALDDRPAPQIQSARAALAIPTPATVARAGHIMRTWRTAPAALLPSLAALLTTEAAADAAWQIKQGGPDIALITDPLSPFLGHPDDTVAGSALEALARIGDARAVPVLAAEDVREFLNNPKKGTALNRSAS; from the coding sequence GTGACCGACCTGCCCCGCATCCTCGAACTGCTCTCCGACATCGCCCGCGCCCTCTTCGACATCGAAGAACACGACGAGGACGAATACCCCGCGGGCGTCCACGCCGACCTAGTCCGCTGGGCCCGCGACGCACGCCCCGCCGTCGAGACCGGCCTCCCCACCCTCGCCCGCCTGCTCGACGACGAGGACCCGGCCGTCCGCGCCGCCGCCGCGACCGCCCTCCTCTGGTGCGGCGCGGACGACCTGGACGACACCCTCTTGCAAGCCCTCGCCGACGAGATCCAAGCCCCGGACTCCGCGCTCGACGGGCGGCTCTGGACGCTGGACGGCGGCCGCCCCGCCTTCCTGACCGCCGCGCTCGACGACCGTCCAGCCCCCCAGATCCAGTCGGCCCGCGCCGCCCTGGCCATCCCCACCCCGGCGACCGTCGCCCGCGCCGGCCACATCATGCGCACCTGGCGGACCGCCCCCGCCGCCCTCCTTCCGTCCCTGGCCGCCCTGCTCACCACCGAAGCCGCCGCGGACGCCGCCTGGCAGATCAAGCAAGGCGGCCCAGACATCGCCCTCATCACCGACCCCCTCTCGCCCTTCCTCGGCCACCCCGACGACACCGTCGCAGGCAGCGCGCTCGAAGCCCTGGCCCGCATCGGCGACGCCCGCGCCGTCCCCGTCCTGGCCGCCGAGGACGTCCGCGAGTTCCTGAACAACCCGAAGAAGGGCACCGCCCTGAACCGCTCCGCTTCCTGA
- a CDS encoding PucR family transcriptional regulator → MSSGPADGPPGDLTALAATVAALTGGRVTVQDDAGRTLVGPALTPAPDVRRRLRTGEEIVTTDDLHAIGVAEGGRPLGSIWVRTRPGADVAETLLGAARLAVPRFVDLYHRGDPAARAATREDLAHSLLTGRLNPASIAAHLGVDPDAAASVVAVDLRDPPNRPGREVRRAEAAEIVSVHAAALRGDALVTHACGQIYAMLPEKNTDPERTLSAWADRLVTALRAYTRTPVQAAVGGLAPDLSAIPEVKLRAHQILKIIAPDPARTVATHTSVRAGVVLLDVLDLLAQRPDVRHPALDDLAVHDREHGTELARSLRLYLDAFGDVGKAARALHVHPNTLRHRVRRAAELTGLDLDDPDERLVAMLQLRLLNTDPTGPAFPVPAPHRPSRRSIRT, encoded by the coding sequence ATGAGCTCCGGACCCGCCGACGGCCCGCCCGGCGACCTGACCGCGCTCGCGGCGACGGTGGCGGCCCTGACCGGCGGCCGCGTCACCGTCCAGGACGACGCCGGACGCACCCTCGTGGGCCCCGCGCTCACCCCCGCCCCGGACGTCCGCCGCCGCCTCCGCACCGGCGAGGAGATCGTCACCACCGACGACCTGCACGCGATCGGCGTCGCGGAAGGCGGCCGTCCCCTCGGCAGCATCTGGGTCCGGACGCGCCCGGGCGCGGACGTCGCGGAAACGCTCCTCGGCGCGGCCCGCCTGGCCGTCCCCCGGTTCGTCGACCTCTACCACCGCGGCGACCCCGCCGCCCGCGCCGCCACCCGCGAGGACCTCGCGCACAGCCTGCTGACCGGACGCCTCAACCCCGCGTCGATCGCCGCACACCTCGGCGTCGACCCGGACGCCGCCGCGTCCGTCGTCGCCGTCGACCTGCGCGACCCGCCGAACCGTCCGGGCCGCGAAGTCCGCCGCGCCGAGGCCGCCGAGATCGTCTCCGTGCACGCCGCCGCGCTACGCGGCGACGCCCTGGTCACGCACGCCTGCGGACAGATCTACGCGATGCTCCCCGAAAAGAACACCGACCCCGAGCGGACCCTCTCCGCCTGGGCCGACCGCCTGGTCACCGCCCTGCGCGCCTACACCCGCACCCCCGTGCAGGCCGCCGTCGGCGGCCTCGCCCCCGACCTCTCGGCGATCCCCGAAGTCAAGCTGCGCGCCCACCAGATCCTGAAGATCATCGCCCCGGACCCCGCCCGCACGGTCGCCACCCACACGAGCGTCCGCGCCGGAGTCGTCCTCCTCGACGTCCTCGACCTCCTCGCCCAACGACCGGACGTCCGGCACCCCGCACTCGACGACCTCGCCGTCCACGACCGGGAACACGGCACCGAACTCGCCCGCTCGCTCCGCCTCTACCTCGACGCCTTCGGCGACGTCGGCAAAGCCGCACGGGCCCTGCACGTCCACCCGAACACGCTGCGCCACCGCGTCCGCCGCGCCGCCGAACTGACCGGCCTCGACCTGGACGACCCCGACGAGCGCCTCGTCGCGATGCTGCAACTCCGCCTGCTCAACACCGACCCGACCGGCCCCGCCTTCCCGGTGCCGGCCCCGCACCGCCCGTCCCGCCGCTCCATCCGAACGTGA
- a CDS encoding branched-chain amino acid ABC transporter substrate-binding protein: MRNHPLTRPPIVRIGAVLLAGTLALTGCGSRGDGGSSGDTVTLKIGFDAPLTGQLSAVGLGMQHSAELAVRKANDDELVPGVKFELVPKDDQATPSIGQQNAGAFVADEDVVGVVGAYNSSVSQSMQPTLATANLLQVSGANTSPALTRGPKDEEDPKRPYKTYFRTVTTDAREAPKLAEHLKETLKIDNVATVSDGKVYGQGVVEKFAKAFEKLGGEVSVKQQIGEHDTDFSAVVSNIANSDAEAVVYGGEYPQAGPLSKQLVAGGADVPVLGCDAIYDAQYIKLAGDAAEGDVSTTAAKPIGESAEQKAFIKAYEAAGHREPYGIFGPYNYDAVMTIVHSVKAVADENGGELPEDGLRAKVSEAAQKVSFAGLTGPIAFDEFGDNTNYAVTLNVVENGKWTVVGE, from the coding sequence ATGCGAAACCACCCCCTGACCAGGCCGCCGATCGTCCGGATCGGTGCTGTGCTGCTCGCCGGCACGCTGGCCCTGACCGGCTGCGGTTCCCGCGGCGACGGCGGTTCGTCCGGCGACACCGTCACCCTGAAGATCGGCTTCGACGCGCCGCTGACCGGCCAGCTCTCCGCGGTCGGCCTCGGCATGCAGCACTCCGCCGAGCTGGCTGTGCGAAAGGCCAATGACGACGAGCTCGTGCCGGGGGTGAAGTTCGAGCTGGTGCCGAAGGACGACCAGGCCACGCCGTCGATCGGGCAGCAGAACGCCGGGGCGTTCGTGGCCGACGAGGACGTCGTCGGCGTTGTCGGGGCCTACAACTCGAGTGTTTCGCAGTCGATGCAGCCGACGCTCGCGACCGCGAACCTGCTGCAGGTGTCGGGCGCCAACACCAGCCCGGCGCTGACCCGCGGTCCGAAGGACGAGGAGGACCCGAAGCGGCCGTACAAGACGTACTTCCGCACGGTCACCACGGACGCGCGTGAGGCGCCGAAGCTCGCCGAGCACCTGAAGGAGACGCTGAAGATCGACAACGTGGCGACGGTCAGCGACGGGAAGGTCTACGGGCAGGGCGTCGTCGAGAAGTTCGCCAAGGCGTTCGAGAAGCTCGGCGGCGAGGTGAGCGTCAAGCAGCAGATCGGCGAGCACGACACCGACTTCTCGGCGGTCGTCAGCAACATCGCCAACTCCGATGCCGAGGCTGTTGTCTACGGTGGCGAGTACCCGCAGGCCGGGCCGCTGTCCAAACAGCTCGTGGCCGGTGGCGCGGACGTCCCGGTGCTCGGCTGCGACGCGATCTACGACGCGCAGTACATCAAGCTCGCCGGGGACGCCGCCGAGGGCGACGTCTCGACGACCGCCGCGAAGCCGATCGGGGAGAGCGCGGAGCAGAAGGCGTTCATCAAGGCGTACGAGGCCGCGGGGCACCGTGAGCCGTACGGGATCTTCGGCCCGTACAACTACGACGCGGTGATGACGATCGTCCACTCGGTCAAGGCCGTGGCGGACGAGAACGGTGGTGAGCTGCCCGAGGACGGGCTGCGCGCGAAGGTGAGCGAGGCCGCGCAGAAGGTCTCGTTCGCGGGGCTGACCGGTCCGATCGCGTTCGACGAGTTCGGCGACAACACCAACTACGCCGTCACGCTCAACGTCGTCGAGAACGGTAAGTGGACCGTGGTCGGCGAATGA
- a CDS encoding branched-chain amino acid ABC transporter permease — translation MSFSEFVQLLTGGVVLGAMYGLIAVGYTMVYGIVQLINFAHGEIFMLGAFGAMAMYAWIPPLQDMSLWLALPIMLAGAVVVSVVAAVAAERFAYRPLRTAPRLAPLITAIGLAIVLQQLVFLYWPLNSGGHTAMGAKQPQVFPQLPGEAIEVGGVTLQWADVLTLGFALASMLALAYFVRRTRTGRAMRATAQDPDTAGLMGIDTDRIIVVAFAIGGILAAVAGLAHGLRYGQVTFDMGFIAGLKAFTAAVLGGIGNVYGAMLGGIVLGVVESLAAGGLGYVDAVQQFGGGAWKDVWAFVILILVLLVRPQGLLGQRTGDRA, via the coding sequence ATGAGCTTCAGCGAATTCGTGCAGTTGCTGACCGGCGGCGTGGTGCTCGGCGCCATGTACGGGCTGATCGCCGTCGGTTACACCATGGTTTACGGGATCGTCCAGCTGATCAACTTCGCGCACGGCGAGATCTTCATGCTGGGCGCGTTCGGCGCGATGGCGATGTACGCCTGGATCCCGCCTTTGCAGGACATGTCCCTGTGGCTCGCCCTGCCGATCATGCTGGCGGGCGCCGTCGTGGTGTCGGTCGTGGCGGCGGTGGCGGCCGAACGGTTCGCCTACCGGCCGTTGCGGACGGCGCCGCGGCTCGCCCCGCTGATCACGGCGATCGGGCTCGCGATCGTCCTGCAGCAGCTCGTGTTCCTGTACTGGCCGCTGAACTCGGGCGGCCACACCGCGATGGGCGCCAAGCAGCCGCAGGTGTTCCCGCAGCTGCCCGGCGAGGCCATCGAGGTCGGCGGCGTGACGCTGCAGTGGGCGGACGTCCTGACGCTCGGCTTCGCGCTCGCCTCCATGCTGGCGCTGGCGTACTTCGTGCGCCGCACCCGGACGGGACGGGCGATGCGGGCGACCGCGCAGGACCCCGACACCGCCGGGCTGATGGGCATCGACACCGACCGGATCATCGTCGTCGCGTTCGCGATCGGCGGGATCCTCGCCGCCGTCGCGGGGCTCGCGCACGGGCTCCGGTACGGGCAGGTCACCTTCGACATGGGCTTCATCGCGGGCCTGAAGGCGTTCACGGCGGCTGTGCTCGGCGGTATCGGCAACGTCTACGGCGCGATGCTCGGCGGGATCGTGCTGGGCGTCGTGGAGTCGCTCGCCGCGGGCGGCCTCGGCTACGTCGACGCCGTCCAGCAGTTCGGCGGCGGCGCGTGGAAGGACGTGTGGGCGTTCGTCATCCTCATCCTCGTGCTGCTGGTCAGACCGCAAGGGCTGCTAGGACAACGAACAGGGGACAGAGCATGA
- a CDS encoding branched-chain amino acid ABC transporter permease: MTPTLAGVPDAVARFVPPRAARALVLAGAAASIGSTFLPWTWTSEFPGDLTVTGYPGGNQLITLALGACTLLAGAASLRPSRTRWTPLLRGLALAQFASTWYVLLAIAFELGGLVNWVAGTVVALVAVALPLVGALALPDDDDPERSDGRTFGRPVEIAVLFVLTFAAMLMVGYGLATEHTEQFVGFVLAVGFAAWGLNRGGLLEHVSAMAARNRTATALAALAAAVAFAFVQNDPAHMTLAANVLIFGAVALGLNIVVGLSGLLDLGYVAFLGVGAYVAALVSGSVYSRYTGAPLPFWAAVAIGIAVAIVAGVLIGAPTLRVRGDYLAIVTLGFGEIFRITANNLDGVSGPRLTNGPNGVPGVPDLSIFGYDFGEPHTILGVTLGRFSNYYLLLVAVVAICVFVYARVDRSRIGRAWAAIREDETAASAMGVNGFRYKLLAFALGAALAGLAGTVQAHVTTTVTPDQYKFLATAPPNSAFLLAAVVLGGMGTISGPLLGGALLYVIPEKFEFFDDKQLLLFGLTMILMMRLRPEGIVPDRRHRLEFHEREIAESEGRRTAARPPKAADAGAAT, encoded by the coding sequence ATGACCCCGACCCTTGCCGGTGTTCCGGACGCCGTCGCCCGGTTCGTCCCGCCGCGTGCGGCGCGCGCGCTCGTCCTGGCGGGGGCGGCGGCGTCGATCGGCTCGACGTTCCTGCCGTGGACGTGGACGTCCGAGTTCCCCGGCGACCTCACCGTGACCGGGTATCCGGGCGGCAACCAGCTGATCACCCTCGCGCTCGGTGCCTGCACGCTGCTCGCGGGCGCGGCGAGCCTGCGCCCGTCCCGGACGCGCTGGACGCCGCTGCTGCGCGGCCTCGCGCTCGCCCAGTTCGCGTCGACGTGGTACGTCCTGCTCGCCATCGCGTTCGAGCTGGGCGGGCTGGTGAACTGGGTCGCGGGGACGGTCGTGGCGCTCGTCGCCGTCGCGTTGCCGCTGGTCGGCGCGCTCGCCCTGCCGGACGACGACGACCCCGAGCGATCGGACGGACGAACGTTCGGCCGTCCGGTCGAGATCGCGGTGCTGTTCGTGCTGACGTTCGCCGCGATGCTGATGGTCGGGTACGGGCTGGCGACCGAGCACACCGAGCAGTTCGTCGGGTTCGTGCTCGCCGTCGGGTTCGCGGCGTGGGGGCTGAACCGGGGCGGGCTGCTGGAGCACGTGTCGGCGATGGCGGCCCGCAACCGGACGGCGACGGCGCTCGCCGCGCTCGCCGCGGCGGTGGCGTTCGCGTTCGTGCAGAACGATCCCGCGCACATGACGCTCGCCGCGAACGTCCTGATCTTCGGGGCGGTCGCGCTCGGGCTGAACATCGTGGTGGGCCTGTCGGGCCTGCTCGACCTCGGATACGTGGCGTTCCTCGGCGTCGGCGCGTACGTCGCGGCGCTGGTGTCGGGGTCGGTGTACTCGCGGTACACGGGCGCGCCGCTGCCGTTCTGGGCGGCGGTAGCGATCGGCATCGCGGTCGCGATCGTCGCGGGCGTCCTGATCGGCGCGCCGACGCTGCGGGTGCGCGGCGACTACCTCGCGATCGTCACGCTCGGGTTCGGGGAGATCTTCCGGATCACCGCGAACAACCTGGACGGCGTGTCCGGCCCGCGCCTCACCAACGGGCCGAACGGCGTGCCGGGCGTCCCCGACCTGTCGATCTTCGGGTACGACTTCGGGGAGCCGCACACGATCCTCGGCGTCACCCTCGGCCGGTTCTCGAACTACTACCTGCTGCTCGTCGCGGTCGTCGCGATCTGCGTGTTCGTGTACGCGCGGGTCGACCGGTCGCGGATCGGACGGGCGTGGGCGGCGATCCGCGAGGACGAGACGGCCGCGTCCGCGATGGGCGTGAACGGGTTCCGGTACAAGCTGCTGGCGTTCGCGCTGGGGGCGGCGCTCGCGGGCCTCGCCGGGACCGTGCAGGCGCACGTCACCACGACCGTCACGCCCGACCAGTACAAGTTCCTCGCGACGGCGCCGCCCAACTCGGCGTTCCTGCTGGCCGCGGTCGTGCTGGGCGGGATGGGGACGATCAGCGGGCCGCTGCTCGGCGGCGCGCTGCTGTACGTGATCCCGGAGAAGTTCGAGTTCTTCGACGACAAGCAGCTGTTGCTGTTCGGGCTGACGATGATCCTGATGATGCGGCTGCGGCCGGAGGGCATCGTCCCGGACCGGCGGCACCGGCTGGAGTTTCACGAGCGGGAGATCGCCGAGTCGGAGGGGCGGCGGACCGCGGCCCGTCCACCGAAGGCGGCGGACGCGGGGGCGGCGACATGA
- a CDS encoding ABC transporter ATP-binding protein yields MTGSTAVLDARGVTKRFGGLTAVRDVDFTVGEGEIVGLIGPNGAGKTTFFNCLTGLYEPTAGEVRYRGRRLPSRPHDVTRAGVARTFQNIRLFPNMTVLENVMVGRHCRLREGLLSAIGRGPRYRRAEAEAEGTARELLEFAGIGRLAGSLARNLPYGDQRRLEIARALASDPGLLLLDEPTAGMNPQETERTRELVLAIRDRGLAVVVIEHDMRFIFGLCDRVAVLNQGEKLVEGPPSDVQSDERVIAAYIGGAPDDDEPEEA; encoded by the coding sequence ATGACCGGATCGACTGCCGTGCTGGACGCGCGCGGCGTGACGAAGCGGTTCGGCGGCCTCACCGCCGTCCGGGACGTCGACTTCACGGTCGGCGAGGGCGAGATCGTCGGGCTGATCGGGCCGAACGGGGCGGGGAAGACGACGTTCTTCAACTGCCTCACCGGCCTGTACGAGCCGACGGCGGGCGAGGTGCGGTACCGCGGCCGGCGGCTGCCGTCCCGTCCGCACGACGTCACCCGCGCGGGCGTCGCCCGGACGTTCCAGAACATCCGGCTGTTTCCGAACATGACCGTGCTGGAGAACGTCATGGTGGGGCGGCACTGCCGGCTCCGCGAGGGGCTGCTGTCGGCGATCGGCCGCGGCCCCCGCTACCGGCGCGCGGAGGCGGAGGCGGAGGGGACGGCGCGCGAGCTGCTGGAGTTCGCCGGGATCGGCCGGCTCGCCGGGTCGCTCGCCCGCAACCTGCCGTACGGCGACCAGCGGCGGCTCGAAATCGCCCGGGCGCTGGCGTCCGATCCGGGGCTGCTGCTGCTGGACGAGCCGACCGCCGGAATGAACCCGCAGGAGACCGAGCGGACGCGCGAGCTGGTGCTGGCGATCCGCGACCGGGGCCTCGCCGTGGTCGTCATCGAGCACGACATGCGGTTCATCTTCGGGCTGTGCGACCGGGTCGCGGTGCTGAACCAGGGCGAGAAGCTCGTCGAGGGGCCGCCGTCGGACGTCCAGTCGGACGAGCGGGTGATCGCCGCCTACATCGGCGGCGCACCCGACGACGACGAGCCGGAGGAGGCGTGA
- a CDS encoding ABC transporter ATP-binding protein codes for MPLLEIDDLRVAYGKVEAVQGISFAVEAGQVVTLIGTNGAGKTSTLRALSGLLKPSAGAVRFDGERIDGLRPHQVVALGLAHSPEGRRVFPALTIEENLLLGAYLRRDGDGIDKDVARAYDMFPVLGERRGQAAGTLSGGEQQMLAMGRALMSRPRMLLLDEPSMGLSPIMTKQIMRTVETLRADGMTILLVEQNARAALALADHGHVMESGRLVLSGPGGELLHDEEVRKAYLGED; via the coding sequence ATGCCGCTCTTGGAGATCGACGACCTGCGCGTCGCGTACGGGAAGGTCGAGGCGGTGCAGGGGATCTCCTTCGCCGTCGAGGCGGGGCAGGTCGTGACGCTGATCGGGACGAACGGCGCCGGGAAGACCTCGACGCTGCGGGCGCTGTCGGGGCTGCTGAAGCCGTCGGCCGGGGCCGTCCGGTTCGACGGGGAGCGGATCGACGGGCTGCGCCCGCACCAGGTCGTCGCGCTCGGCCTCGCCCACTCGCCGGAGGGGCGCCGGGTATTCCCCGCGCTGACGATCGAGGAGAACCTGCTGCTGGGCGCCTACCTGCGGCGCGACGGCGACGGGATCGACAAGGACGTCGCCCGCGCCTACGACATGTTCCCCGTGCTCGGGGAGCGGCGCGGGCAGGCGGCGGGCACGCTGTCGGGCGGCGAGCAGCAGATGCTCGCGATGGGCCGCGCGCTGATGAGCCGTCCCCGGATGCTGCTGCTGGACGAACCGTCCATGGGGCTGTCGCCGATCATGACGAAGCAGATCATGCGGACGGTCGAGACGCTCCGCGCGGACGGCATGACGATCCTGCTGGTCGAGCAGAACGCGCGGGCGGCGCTCGCGCTGGCCGACCACGGGCACGTCATGGAGTCCGGGCGGCTGGTGCTGTCGGGGCCGGGCGGCGAGCTGCTGCACGACGAGGAGGTGCGGAAGGCGTACCTCGGTGAGGATTGA
- a CDS encoding PucR family transcriptional regulator, which produces MRIDAGAGPGAGAADGARLRDVVTALGSLADLAAAPDGPDVPVRDVVITEPGDAAHPRPAALVLAIGARGGAAAELVRAAGRDGASAVAVRAARPADGSADGTLRDAAQASGVALLTVAPDARWEQIETVVQAVVGHAMAMPGPDHGDSHGDLFFLAQTVATLTGGIVTVEDAANHVVAYSPSDDDADELRRLTILTRDCPEQYLSVLRGWGVYRRLRGGEEVIAVDEHPELGIRRRLVAGVTAGGRLLGTIWVQEGAAPLSSRAAEVLRGAARLAALHLVRYRGEASLAAGLREDLAAALLDGRVPPGAAAGHVGITPDTPVTVVALDTGSGGEPPDRALRSARTVEIVSVYAAAYRRDALVTELGGRVYLLLPDTGGPAVTRWARGLVGTLRQSLGAPARAGVAGPAPRPADVPAARRDADRVLHALARLPGRDAAAFDELRSSVVLDEVMGLLAGNPHLHDPAVDVLVEHDREHGTELARSLRLYLDAFGDVGRAAGLLHVHPNTLRHRVRRAVALTGLDLDDPDQRLVAMLQLRARE; this is translated from the coding sequence GTGAGGATTGACGCGGGCGCCGGGCCGGGCGCCGGGGCGGCGGACGGGGCGCGGCTGCGGGACGTCGTGACCGCGCTCGGCTCGCTGGCCGACCTCGCCGCCGCGCCGGACGGCCCGGACGTCCCGGTGCGCGACGTCGTGATCACCGAGCCGGGCGACGCCGCGCACCCCCGGCCCGCCGCGCTGGTGCTGGCCATCGGCGCGCGGGGCGGGGCGGCGGCCGAGCTGGTGCGGGCGGCGGGCCGCGACGGCGCGAGCGCGGTCGCGGTGCGGGCCGCGCGTCCGGCGGACGGTTCGGCGGACGGGACGTTGCGCGACGCCGCGCAGGCGTCGGGCGTCGCGCTGCTGACCGTCGCGCCGGACGCCCGCTGGGAGCAGATCGAGACGGTCGTGCAGGCCGTGGTCGGGCACGCGATGGCGATGCCGGGGCCCGACCACGGCGACTCGCACGGCGACCTGTTCTTCCTCGCACAGACCGTCGCGACGCTGACCGGCGGGATCGTCACCGTCGAGGACGCGGCGAACCACGTCGTCGCGTACTCGCCGTCCGACGACGACGCCGACGAGCTGCGCCGCCTGACGATCCTGACCCGCGACTGCCCCGAGCAGTACCTGTCGGTGCTGCGCGGCTGGGGCGTCTACCGGCGGCTGCGCGGCGGGGAGGAGGTCATCGCGGTCGACGAGCATCCCGAGCTGGGCATCCGGCGGCGGCTCGTCGCGGGCGTCACGGCGGGCGGGCGGCTGCTCGGCACGATCTGGGTGCAGGAGGGCGCGGCGCCGCTGTCGTCGCGCGCGGCCGAGGTGCTGCGCGGCGCCGCCCGGCTGGCCGCGCTGCACCTGGTCCGGTACCGGGGCGAGGCGTCGCTGGCGGCGGGGCTCCGCGAGGACCTCGCGGCGGCGCTGCTGGACGGCCGCGTCCCGCCGGGCGCCGCCGCCGGGCACGTCGGCATCACGCCCGACACCCCCGTGACGGTCGTGGCGCTCGACACCGGGTCGGGCGGCGAGCCGCCGGACCGGGCGCTGCGCAGCGCCCGCACCGTCGAGATCGTCTCGGTGTACGCGGCGGCGTACCGGCGGGACGCGCTGGTCACGGAGCTGGGCGGGCGCGTGTACCTGCTGCTGCCGGACACCGGCGGGCCGGCCGTCACCCGCTGGGCGCGGGGCCTGGTCGGGACGCTGCGGCAGAGCCTCGGCGCGCCCGCCCGCGCGGGCGTCGCGGGCCCGGCGCCGCGCCCGGCGGACGTCCCGGCGGCCCGCCGCGACGCCGACCGGGTCCTGCACGCGCTGGCCCGGCTGCCCGGACGGGACGCCGCCGCGTTCGACGAGTTGCGCTCCTCGGTCGTCCTGGACGAGGTGATGGGGCTGCTCGCCGGAAACCCGCACCTGCACGACCCGGCGGTGGACGTCCTCGTCGAGCACGACCGGGAGCACGGCACCGAACTCGCCCGTTCGCTCCGCCTCTACCTGGACGCGTTCGGCGACGTGGGCCGCGCCGCCGGGCTGCTGCACGTCCACCCGAACACGCTGCGGCACCGCGTCCGGCGCGCCGTCGCGCTGACCGGCCTGGACCTGGACGATCCGGACCAGCGGCTCGTCGCGATGCTGCAGCTCCGCGCACGCGAGTGA
- a CDS encoding low temperature requirement protein A — translation MSGDGGALRRAMRARDPGEEHRTATPLELLFDLTFVVAVAQAAAGLHHELAEGHLGSGLGGYVAVFFAIWWAWMNFTWFASAYDTDDAPYRVLTLLQMGGVLVLAAGIEDALTDYDFTLVTIGYVVMRVALVCQWLRAAAEHPASRPATLRYAAGVALVQAGWVGRLWLPDDLAMIGFAALVVAELAVPLWAEARGRMTSWHPGHIAERYGLFTIIVLGEVILATLTGVRAVSSEHGFSAPVVLIAVGGLLLVFALWWLYFGGAGERLPSLRVALMWGYGHYLVFASIAAIGAGLEAALDVGEHHAHVSERAAALAVAVPVALFLLVLLPLQRLSGAGAAVHHLLIGTGAAAVVALGFAAPETGLGGAVLGMGLAAAAVVALCVAADHRRA, via the coding sequence GTGAGCGGGGACGGCGGTGCGCTGCGGCGGGCTATGCGGGCGCGCGACCCCGGCGAGGAACATCGGACGGCGACGCCGCTGGAGCTGCTGTTCGACCTGACGTTCGTGGTCGCGGTCGCGCAGGCCGCCGCCGGGCTCCACCACGAGCTGGCCGAGGGGCACCTCGGGTCGGGGCTCGGCGGCTACGTCGCGGTGTTCTTCGCGATCTGGTGGGCGTGGATGAACTTCACGTGGTTCGCCTCCGCCTACGACACCGACGACGCCCCGTACCGCGTCCTGACCCTGCTGCAGATGGGCGGCGTGCTCGTCCTCGCCGCCGGAATCGAGGACGCCCTCACCGACTACGACTTCACCCTCGTGACGATCGGTTACGTCGTCATGCGGGTCGCGCTCGTCTGCCAGTGGCTGCGCGCCGCCGCCGAACACCCCGCGAGCCGTCCCGCCACGCTCCGCTACGCGGCCGGGGTCGCGCTCGTCCAGGCCGGCTGGGTCGGACGGCTGTGGCTGCCGGACGACCTCGCCATGATCGGCTTCGCGGCGCTGGTGGTCGCGGAGCTGGCCGTGCCGCTGTGGGCGGAGGCCCGCGGCCGGATGACGAGCTGGCATCCCGGTCACATCGCCGAACGGTACGGCCTGTTCACGATCATCGTGCTCGGCGAGGTCATCCTCGCGACGCTCACGGGCGTGCGGGCGGTGTCGTCCGAGCACGGCTTCTCCGCGCCGGTCGTGCTGATCGCGGTCGGCGGGCTGCTGCTGGTGTTCGCGCTGTGGTGGCTCTACTTCGGCGGCGCGGGCGAGCGGCTGCCGTCCCTGCGCGTCGCGCTGATGTGGGGATACGGGCACTACCTGGTGTTCGCGTCGATCGCCGCGATCGGCGCCGGACTGGAGGCGGCGCTGGACGTCGGCGAGCACCACGCGCACGTGTCCGAGCGGGCCGCCGCGCTGGCCGTCGCCGTCCCGGTGGCGCTCTTCCTGCTGGTCCTGCTGCCGCTGCAGCGCCTCTCCGGCGCGGGCGCGGCCGTCCACCACCTGCTCATCGGCACCGGGGCGGCCGCCGTCGTCGCGCTGGGGTTCGCCGCCCCGGAGACCGGGCTCGGCGGCGCCGTCCTCGGGATGGGCCTGGCGGCCGCGGCCGTCGTCGCCCTGTGCGTCGCCGCCGACCACCGCCGCGCCTGA
- a CDS encoding nuclear transport factor 2 family protein, translating to MDLVALEEIRRLKHRYLRCVDLKLWDEFAEVFTDDAVAEYDTPVIGRTLRLDGRDAIVAYMRKNLGPGSITTHTAGQSEIDVDGDRATGVWSLDDSVIIPEARLLIRGAAHYTDSYVRGSDGRWRVERTGHRRTYEYTVSLDDVPSLKFTTPLPGAG from the coding sequence ATGGATTTGGTCGCACTGGAAGAGATCCGCCGGTTGAAGCACCGCTACTTGCGCTGCGTCGACCTCAAGCTGTGGGACGAGTTCGCGGAGGTCTTCACCGACGACGCCGTCGCCGAGTACGACACCCCGGTGATCGGCCGCACGCTGCGGCTGGACGGGCGGGACGCCATCGTCGCCTACATGCGCAAGAACCTCGGGCCGGGGAGCATCACGACGCACACCGCCGGGCAGTCCGAGATCGACGTCGACGGCGACCGGGCCACGGGGGTGTGGTCGCTGGACGACTCCGTCATCATCCCCGAGGCGCGGCTGCTCATCCGGGGCGCGGCGCACTACACCGACTCCTACGTGCGCGGGAGCGACGGCCGGTGGCGGGTCGAGCGCACCGGGCACCGGCGCACGTACGAGTACACGGTGTCGCTGGACGACGTCCCGAGCCTGAAGTTCACCACCCCGCTGCCGGGCGCCGGCTGA